The sequence GCGGGGAAGGCGTCCAAAGGGCAGCAGACCTCTACCCGGCTGCCGGACCGCCGTCGCCGGTCGATCGCCGTGCGGCTGCTGACCGCGACCGCGACGGACTCGACGCTCGGCAGGGACATCCGGCAGGCACTCTGGGAATGGTCGAGGAGATCCGACGCCGATCTGCAACTGCTGACGGCCGAGGTGTGCGCGGGAATCGGCCGGTTCTTCCCGCGCGTCGCGCTCACCCGGCTCAAGCACCTCGCCGGTGCGCAGGACGAGCACGTGCGGGCCTCCGTTCGTGCCGCGCTGGGACAGCTCGAAGACCAGCTCGGTGTCTCGGCCTTCTTCGGCTATCTGACGGAGTGGTTCGACAACGCCTCCCCACCACGGCTGCGGTTCGTGGCCGAGGTGACGGCCGAGCTGCTACCGGGCCGGGCACACCACATCGACGCCGACACGGCCACCGCGTTCTGGGGCAGGGCCCTCGACGTCATGCCACCCGAGGATCTGCGGACGGCGGTCGAGGGCTGGCTGCGCGCGGCGGCCGTCGCCCCACCGGGAAAGCAGGAGGACATCGTGGAGTCACTCGTGCGCGCGGCCGGAGGCAGCTCGCTGCGCATCGCCCAGGTCCAGTACGCCAGCAGGATCGATCGGCCACCGCTGGATCTGCGCTCGCTCGACCCTGAGCCGCTGGCCGAGGTCGTGCACCAGCTGTGGACGCGGCTGGACGAGGTCGATCCCGTGTGGGGGCGGGAGGACGACCGATGACGGTGACCGCGTGGTGGCGGCAGTTCCGAGCGAGGGAGGGCAACGGCATGCCGCAGACCAACGGACACGCCTGGCAGGGGTGGGCGCCCATGGCCCACGCCTCGGCCACGCTGACTCTGCCGAGTACGGACGCCCACCTCTGTTTCACCGCCGCCGTCACAGTCCAAGCGCGCTGGCGTGGAAGCGAACCCGCCCCGGAGACCCTCATCGACATCGCGCGGGAGGGCATCACCCGGCGAGCGGAGACGGTGAGCAGGCAGCGCAGCCTGACGGAGTCGCAGCGGGTGCATGCCGAGCTGAACACCGTCCTGCTGGACTGGGGCCAGGTGGGCAGCACGCCGGTGGAGTCCCGGGGGCACTGCACGTCGGTCCAGGCCGACCCGCACCTGGTCGAGGCGGTGGCGGGGCGGGAGCAGGCCGCCGCGCGCGAGCAGGCGGCGTCCTGGCGCGTGACCGAACGCGTCCGCCACACCGATCAGCTGTGCGGGCTGCTGCTCGACCCGCTGCGCGCGACCGCGACGTGGTTTCTCGACAATCCGGACAAGCCCGGCGACCTGGTGGGAGTGGCCCGGCAGTTCCAACAGCTGCGGGGGCTGCTGGAGGCGGAGAAGCGCGAGGAGACGGTGGGGGGTCTCCTCGACGAATTCCTGGTCGGCTCCGACCCGGCGGTCCGGGTGTGGTTGGCCGGGGTCGCGCGAAAGGTGTTCGAGCAGTACGGCAGGCAGGACCTGGCGGCACGCCTCGGCAACGTCGAGGAACTGCGCGCGGACGACCGAACCGACTCGTGAGGAAAGAGGCTGGAATGGACCCGGTATGGGAGGCGGTGGCGACCGCCCTGGCGGGAAAGGCCGGAGAGGCGCTGGCCGAGGGTGGCCGCAGCGCGTGGGACGCGCTCGTGGCTCTCGTGCGCACACGACTCGGCCACGACACGGCGAACGCGGACGGCACACCCGGCGACGGCACCACGGTGGAGTCCCTTGCCCGTGACCTCGCCGATGCCGAACGGGACGACCCTGACTTCGGCAGGCGACTGCGAGCCCTGTGGAAGCAGGTCGGTGACGTCGAGGCCCGCTCCGAGGGGACGGTCAACCAGGTGTCGGGCGTGGTGTTCGGACCATTGGTGCAGGCAAGGGACATCCGGGGCGGGGCGCGGGTGACCATGCCATCGGAGCGGCGCACGAACGAATAGTGCGCCACTGGCGGGGCTGGTCGCTCGCTCAAGGGCCCCGCCACGCGGCGGATCGCCGTCCCTGGCGATGGGGGAGGTGGGACGGCGATCCGCCTGTCGGGGCAGGCCGGTCTCGCCTACGTCCGCGACACGAGCGAACGCAGGAAGAACGCCAGGTTGGCGGGGCGTTCGGCGAGACGGCGCATGAAGTAGCCGTACCACTCGTCGCCGTAGGGGAGGTAGACCCGAACCCGCCGCCGCTCGCCTGCGAGGCGGAGTTGCTCGGCGTCGCGGATGCCGTAGAGCATCTGCAACTCGAACTCGTCGGCGCGGCGGCCGGTGGCGTCGGCGAGGTGCAGCGCCGCCGCGATCATGGCCGGGTCGTGTGAGGCCACCATGGGGTATCCCTGCCCGCTCATCAGGATGCGCAGGCACCGCACGTACGCTGTGTCGATCTCCGGCTTGCGCTGGTAGGCCACCGAGGCGGGTTCCTGGTAGGCGCCCTTGCACAACCTGATCCGCGAGCCCGGCCCCGACAACTCCTTACAGTCCGCCTCTGTGCGGCGCAGGTACGCCTGGAGCACGGTGCCGAGGGAGGGGAAGTCCTCGCGAAGGGCCCGCACGATCGACAGGGTGGAATCGGTGGTGGTGTGGTCCTCGGCGTCCACGGTCACCAGAACCCCGGCCTCGTCGGCCGCGGCACAGATCTTGTGGGCGTTGTCGAGCGCGATCGCCTCGCCGTCCCTGGCGAGCCGCTGCCCGAGGGCGGACAGCTTCAGCGAGACCTCGATGGTGCCTGCCCCGGTGCCGTCCTCGGTGAACGGGGCCAGCGCCGAGAGCAGAGCGAGATAGTGCGACACCGTGGCGTTCGCGTCCGCGACGTCGGTGGTGTCCTCGCCGAGGTAGTCGATGGTGACGCTCCGGCCCGAGTCCAGAACGGACCGGGTCACGGCGATCGCCTGCGGTTCCGTCTCACCCGCGACGAACCGGTCCACCACCCGCCTCGTGACGGGCACGCCGGTGATGGTGCGCCGGAGGCGCGGCGAGCGCGCTGCGGCGAGCAGCGCCCGCCGCAGCAGCGGGGACGGTGCCATCACTTCACCCCCGGCGCGGTGTCGGGGTCCTGGTGTGGGTACCGGTGGTCGGTCGGCGGCACGAAGGTCTCCTTGATCGTGCGCGTCGAGGTCCAGCGCAGCAGGTTCTGCGCGGAACCGGCCTTGTCGTTGGTGCCGGACGCGCGGCCCCCGCCGAAGGGCTGCTGACCCACCACGGCGCCGGTCGGCTTGTCGTTGATGTAGAAGTTGCCCGCCGTGAAGCGCAGCGCCCGCGTGGCCTCGGCGATCGCGGCGCGGTCGTCGGCGATCACGGAACCGGTGAGGCCGTAGGCAGAGCCCTGATCGACCAGGTCGAGCACCTGCTCGAACGACCCGGCCGCCGAGTCGTCGTAGACGTGCACGGCGAGGATGGGGCCGAAGTACTCGGTGCGGAACACCTCGTCGGTGGGGTCGTCGCCGAGCAGGATCGTCGGCTCGACGAAGTAACCGACGCTGTCGTCGGCCCGGCCGCCTGCCGCCACCGTGAGGCTCGGCGTCGCCTTGGCCCTGGCGATCGCCTCGGCGTTGCGGTCGAAGGAACGGCGGTCGATGACGGCGCCGCCGAAGTGGGAGAAGTCCGTGACGTCGCCGTAGGACAGGCTGGACGCCTTCTCGACGAGGTCGTCGCCCATCCTCGCCCACACCGAGGCGGGAATGAAGGCCCGCGACGCCGCCGAGCACTTCTGTCCCTGGTAGTCGAACGCTCCGCGCAGCAGCGCGGTGGTCAGCACCTCAGGATCGGCGGAGCTGTGGGCGAGGACGAAGTCCTTGCCGCCCGTCTCGCCGACGAGGCGAGGATAGGTGCGGTAGCGGGCGATGTTCGTGCCGACCTCACGCCACAGGTGCTGGAACGTGGCCGTGGAGCCGGTGAAGTGGATACCGGCCAGCCTGGGGTCGGTCAGGACGACGTCGGAGATCGCGGGGCCAGGCCCGTTGACGAGGTTGATCACGCCGGGCGGCAGACCGGCCGCTTCCAGCAGCTTCATCGTCCAGTAGGCGGCGACGGCCTGGGTGGGCGCGGGCTTCCACACCACCGTGTTGCCCATCAGCGCGGGAGCCGTCGGCAGGTTGCCCGCGATGGCGGTGAAGTTGAACGGTGTGACGGCGTAGACGAACCCTTCGAGCGGGCGGTGGTCGAGCTTGTTCCACGTGCCGGGGGAGGAGATCGGCTGCTCGGCGATGATCTGCCTGGCGAAGTGGACGTTGAAGCGCCAGAAGTCCACCAGTTCGCAGGGCGCGTCGATCTCGGCCTGGTAAGCGGTCTTCGACTGACCGAGCATCGTCGCGGCGGCCAGCGTCTCCCGCCACGGTCCCGACAGCAGGTCGGCCGCGCGCAGGAACACCGAGGCCCTGTCGTCGAACGACGCCTCGCGCCACCCCGGCGCCGCGGCGGTGGCTGCCTCGACGGCGTCCCGCGCGTCCTGCGTCGTGGCCTCGGTGAACGTGCCGAGCACGGCGGCGTGCCGGTGTGGCTGCACCACATCGACCTGCGCGCCGGTGCCCCGGCGGTGCGCCCCGCCGATGACGTGGTGGATCTCGGTCGGTGCCGAAGCGAGTTCGGCGAGCTTCGCCCGCAGCCGGGCCCGTTCGGCACTGCCCGGCGCGAACGACCCCACCGGCTCGTTGACCGGAGGCGGAGTGTGCGTGACGGCGTCCATGAAAAGCTCCTCGAATGCGGTCTCGGCGGCAGGCGCCGCCCGTGGATGAAGCGCAGTCAAACACCGCCGCAGTGAGCGACGACTCAGCCGATCGAACAAAAATCCCCGACTCTTCTTGTATGATCGGACAATGCTCCCCGGGTTCCGGCAGGTACGGCCATGACCGCCGATGATCGAGCACACCTCCGCGCGCTCGCCGACCCCGATCAGCCGGGCGCGAGCACGCTGAGGGAGTTGCTCACCGCTCTCGACACCGCCGTGGTGGAACTCGTGCACGCGCCGTCCGGCGACGACGTCGTGATCACCTCGGTGGCGCTCGCCGAAAGTGCGGACCTGGCCGCGGCGGGTGAGCCCGCGACATCCGTGCCGCATCTGTACCTCCACGTCGGTGTCACGAACGCCGAGGCCGTTCGCTGGCTGGACGACGTCGCGCGACGCGCTCCCGAGCACCGCCCCCGCGCGGTGATGTCGAAGGCCGCGCTGAGATCACCCGCCTTGCGCACAGCGGCCCGAAGGGCGGGGGTCGCGCTGGTGGCCGTGCATCCGAAGGCCAGGTGGGATCACGTGCTTCCCCTGGTGCAGCGCATGCTCGACCGGTCGCGCCAGCAGGCTTCCTCCCCGGATTCGAGCCTGCTCGCCATGGACACCGACCTCTTCGGACTCGCCCAGATCGTCGCGTCGAACGCCAGGGGCATGGTGTCCATCGAGGACGCGCACTCGCGAGTGCTGGCCTACTCGCCGTCCGACGAGTCCGCCGACGAGCTGCGCACGCTGTCGATCCTGGGCAGGGAGGGGCCCCGCGACTATCTCAGGGCACTGCACACGTGGGGCGTGTACGACCGGCTCAGGGACAGCGACGAGGTCGTGGACGTCCCCGCCCACGCCGAACTGGGCACCAAGAGGCGGCTCGTCGTCAGCATCCGGCGGCCGTCCGAGGACGGTTCCGCGGCCCCGGCCATGCTGGGCACCATCTGGCTCCAGCAGGGCGACCGGCCGTTCGCGCCGGACGCGGCGGACGTGCTGCGCGGTGCGTCGGCGATCGCCGCGCGCGTCATCTCGCGCGGGCTCAACGCGCCGTCAACGGAGGGACTGCTCATCCAGCGCCTCTTCGGCGTGCGGGGAGAGGGAGTGGACGTGCCCTCGCTCGCCGGTGCGCTGAACCTGCCGCTCACCGGACCGGCCGCGGTGATCGGGTTCGCGACCTCGGCCACCGAGGGCCGACACGGCACGGTCGCCGACCTCGGCAGCACACTGCGCCTGCACGCCAGCTCGTTCCGCCGCGATTCGGTGGCCACGCTCGTCGGCGACCGCGCCTACGTCCTGCTGCCCGGTTACACGTCGGAGAGCGCCGTCGCGGCGTGGACGAGGCAGCTGGTGGAGCAGTTCGAACGACGCCGCTCGCAGCTGTTGCGTGCCGCGATCGCCATGCCCGTGGCGGGCCTCGCGCAGGTGGCGGGGGCGAGGGCCGAAGTGGATCGCGTGCTCGACGGCACGGCCGCGACCTTCCCCGAGGGCAGGGTGACGACCCTCGCCGAGTCCCGCACCGCCGTGCTGCTCGGCGAGATCCTCGACCTGGTGCGGAGGCACCCCGACCTGCACGACCCGCGTCTTCACACCCTGCTCGACCACGATGCCCTGCACGACACCACACTGCGGGAAACCGTCGAGACGTACCTGACGCGGCACGGCGACGTCCGTGGTGTCGCGGAGGAGTTGCGCGTGCATCCGAACACCGTGCGCTACCGCGTTCGCAGGGCGGAGGAGATCCTCGGCATGGACCTGTCCGACGCCGCCGACCGGTTGTTGCTTCAGTTGCAGCTCTCCCTGCTGCGGCGTGGGGAGGACACCCCGAGGACCTGAGTCTGTCCCCGGCCTCGCGTGCCTTCCTGAGTCCGAAGTGGACTTGAATCGGCAGGCGCGGCTCCCGCGACGGCCGGTGGCCTCGCGGAAATCTCTATCCTGGCCGCATGACCGGATTGCGTGAGCTACGAGCCGGGGTGGCGGCGGCGTACGACCGGCTCGGTATGCCGTCCTGGCCCGACCCGCACCCGGACCTGGCCTCGCCGCGCGACGAGGAGTACTCCAGGGTCACCGAGCCCGAGCGGTATCGCATCGTGCACGCACGCGCCCGTGTGTGGACCGAATGCCTCGGCGCCGTCCCCGGAATCGAGGTCACCTCGCTCGCACCGGCGGCGCTCGACGAGGACGGGCACCCGGACCGGTTCGACCGGGGCGTCCGCATCACGTCGCGCAGTCCGGGCACGGTGCCGCTGTTCCTGCTGGAGACCGACGCGCCGTTGTCCGAGCGGGAAGGCACGCTCGCGGTGCTGCGCATCGCCGTGGGACGCCCCGAACTGGGACTCGACATGCTGCCCGACTGCGGCTGCGACGCCTGCGATTCGGGATCTGCCGACCTGCTCGACACGATCGACGACACGGTGGGTGCGGTGATCGGGGGACCGTTCGTGATGCTGCGAGGGCGGGATTGGCGGATGTGGTGGCACCCGGATGGCAGCGCGTCGGAGGGCACGGCCCGAGGACTGTCCCACACCGGGATGGAGAGACTGTGCCGCAGGCTGGCCGACGGTGAGGACGTGTCGTTGCCGCGAGGAACCGAGGCGTGGGTGGGGCGTTCCTGGTTCGACTGAGGTGATCACGTGCGGTGAACTCACGGCCCGCGAGCGGGGTGTGAGGTGCCGGCCCGCCCGGCTTCACCGGAGGAACCGGGCTTTCTCCCGGTGCGCTCGCCGGTGCCGACCGGCTACCGTCGCCGGACGACTCCGGGTGCGCGACGCCCTGTCGCGCACCCGAGGCCCCGCACCGGGAGGAGCACCGAGATGATGCCTGCGTTGCGCCGACGGCCCTGGGTTCCCGAGCGGTCGGAGACTCGTGTCCACTCGCTGGCGGACACCACCGCGAACACCGCCCCTGCCGACCTGCTCGCCGAGGTGGGCAGGCTCGTGGCACGGAACCGGCGCATCCACGACGTCGAGGCGATCAACCTCAACCCGGCGTCGAACATCATGAACCCCAGGGCGGAGGCGATGCTCTCGGCGGGGCTGTCCTCGCGGGCCTCGCTCGGGTACCCCGGCGACAAGTACGAGACGGGTCTCGAAGCCGTCGAGCAGATCGAGGTCATCGCCGCCGAACTGGTGGCAGAGGTGTTCGGCGCGGGCTACGCCGAGATCAGGGTGCCCTCCGGTGCCGTGGCGAACCTGTACGCGTTCCTGGCCACCTGCGAGCCGGGCGACACGATCATCGCGCCGCCGCCTGCCATCGGAGGACACGTCACCCACCACACCGAGGGCGCGGCGGGGAAATACCGGCTCAGGACGGTCGCCGCGCCGGTCGATCCCGGCGGCTACACCGTCGATGTGGACGCGTTGCGTGCGCTGGCACACGAGGTGCGGCCCGCGCTCATCACGCTCGGCGGCAGCCTCAATCTGTTCCCGCACCCCATCGCCGAGGTCCGCGACATCGCCGACGAGGTCGGCGCGAAGGTGCTCTTCGACGCGGCTCACCTGTGCGGGCTCATCGCCGGAGGTGCGTGGCAGCGACCTCTCGACGAGGGGGCGCACCTGATGACCTTCAGTACGTACAAGAGCCTCGGAGGGCCACCGGGAGGTGCGGTGGTCACCGACGATCCCGCCATCGCCGAGCGGATCGACAGGATCGCCTTTCCCGGCCTGACGGCCAATTTCGACGCGGGAAGGACGGCGGCGCTGGCGGTCACGATGCTCGACTGGAAGGTCGCGGGACGCGCCTACGCTTCGGCGATGACCGAGACCGCGGCCCGGCTCGCGGACGAGTTGCTCGCGGCAGGCGCACCCGTCTTCACCGGAACGCGCGGACCCACGCTGTCGCACCAGTTCGCGCTGCGCGCCCGACGGTGGGGCGGCGGCCAGCACGCCGCGAGGAGGCTGCGGGAAGCGAATCTGCTGGCCTGCGGTATCGGCCTTCCGGACGATCGCGTAGGCAGCGTGGATGCCGCTGACGGCGCTGACGGCGATGTCAACGGCCTGCGACTCGGCACCCCCGAGGTGGTGCGGCTCGGGATGAAACCCTCGGACATGGCCGACCTGGCCGGGTTCCTCGTCGCCGGTCTCGACCCGGACACGGACCCGCAGGCGATCGCGCGGGAGGTCACGGCCTGGCGAGGGCAGTTCGGCGGCGTCCACTACACGGCCGAGAAGCCTTCGTAGCCGCTGTGGCCACCCGGAGCGGCGCCGGCTGGCTGAGGCTGCGAGCGTGCGTCAGGGCTGTGCTGCTGACCGAGCTGTTCGGCAACGAGCCTGTCTTCGTGGTTCAAGGGAGTGGGGCAGCACGCAGCGGCGCGGGCTGGTAGGGGAGTTGTGGTTCTACGATTGAGCCATCGTCGTCTGGACAACCGGATATCGACTACGCCGGTTATCGCGAATGCGCGCTGGCCACCAAGGGAACCCGACCACGACTACACGCTTCTGCGTGGACGTCCGGAATCCCGCCCCTGATACCTTGCAATCGTGCGGACGGCGGCCGCGCGGCTGTGTTTCAGAAAAGCTGTGGGAGAGGCATGGAACTCGAAGAACCGACGGCGTCCGAGCAGAGTTGGCTTGAAGTCCTCGACGAGCTGTGTGAGAGCACCGCTGTCGAGGTGTTGAACGAGACGCGGGGGGACATCGATCTGACGGCGGAGGATACGGCCTTCGACGACCTCGCCGAATGGGAGGGATTCGACATCAGCGCGGAAATCCGTGGTGACTATCTTCGATTTTCCCAGCTGGGCAGTCAGTGGCGAACTCTCGACCCCTATCCCGATCTGACGGGCGAGTTCTGTCTTGTGCCCTTGCCGTTGGCCGTGCACGAGGATGCACCCGAATTCCCGTCGGCGCTCTACTCGGACGAACAGCGCGAACTGGCCACCGGGTTCCGTGTGATCGATTCCAGCCCCTTGACCGGAACAGGTTCCTTCGCCGTTGTGCGGTTGCAGCGTGGAGTCGGGAACCCCGAGGTCTGGTTCTCCGATCACCAAACGAACACACTGTGGCGGATGGGACTCGACTACCGCGGGTACCTGGACGCACTGCGGCTGACCAAAGGCGTGTTCGGCTGGCAGCACCTCTTCACGAAGGCGCCGCTGGACGACCAGGAGTTCGCCGGAACGGCCGCGGACCTTCAGACGATGCTCGACGTGCTCCCGGAGCTTTTTCCCGACCACGACTACTCGGACCTGCGCGCCCGCCTCCGGGGGCGAACGTGACTCGCGACGCCGGAGTCCTGGGGGGTGTCTCGTCACCGGGTGTGGGTTTGCTGGTGGTGGTAGTTGATCCTGGTGTGGTGCAGGTGGTCTTGGTGTCGTGGTCGGGGTGGATTGCCTCGTTCACGGGGTTAGGGCCGGGTCGGTTCCGCAAACTGGTGCGGGTCGTGGCGATGTGTGGTGGTGGCGAGATCGCCGGTGGTCGTTCTGGTCGTCAGTGGTGGCTGGTCTTGGCCGATCGGGTGCTGTTGGTCCGGCGACCTATTGGTGGACGAACCTGAGGATGCGTCGGTTCGGACGACTGTTCGGTGTGTCGCGTTCCGCGGCGCACCGGGTGATCGACACCAGCGGGCCGCTGCTGGCGCTGGCCCCGGTCCGCAAGCGGCGGATCGACGTGATCGCGATGGTCGGCGGGATCTTGGCGCCGGCCCGGGGGCATCGGCTGGCCGCGCTGGGCAAGAACTACCGGTACTCAGTGAACGTGCAAGTCGTGATCGACGCCGACACCCGGCTGGTGATCGTCACCGGCGACGCACATCCGGGCAACCGTAACGACCGCACCGTCTATCGCGACTCCGGAATCCAGCGGGATTTGGCCGGGCGCCCGCCTCATGGCCGACGGCGGTTAGCAGGGCAACGCCGAGGTGATCATGTCGTACCGCAAACCTCGGGACGAAAGCGACCCAGGGGGCTGGAAGCAAGACCTCAACGCCGACCACCGCACGATCCGCGCCCGCGTCGAGCACACCCTGGCCAGGATGACGTGCTGGAAGAATCCTGCGCGACTATCGCCGCGCCGCCAGCACGCTCAACGACACGGTGCCCGGAATCGCCCACCTACACAACATCCTCCTCACCGACTGACCCACAAACACCCAACCCACCCCCAACCACAAGATCAGCTACGGGACTTCATTCTCGAGCCCCGACACAGTGGCGATCTCGGATTGAGCTGTTGCTGCCGGTGTGCCCAGCCGGTCGGACTACCGACCCGCACCACAGGAATGCCGACGTCGTCGCAGACTCATCCCGCTGGCGGTAAAAGTAACATCGATCGAAGAACTACTCGTACACGAGCGCGGCCCGAAATATCGCGGCAACCATCGCCCAGTCCGGAGTCTCGGGAACTGGTTCCCCTATCACGTTGCTGAAGAACCCGTCCATCGAGCGCGCCCACCGCCCAGCCGAGTCGACAAAGTCAACGGTTGCAGCGTTTTCAATCGCGAGTCTACCATCTCGAATCTGTTCTGCCAGATCAATCAGGAACCGAGCTAGGTCTTCGCGATTCTGCACCTGATTCAAGGCGTCATCATGCCATATCATGGCGTCCACTCCAGCGGATCGAAGTAGTTAATCATGATTGACCGTCCCTCATTCCTTGTAGTGAACTTCCACGCTTCATTAGCCACCTCGTCAGACGTCGCCATACGAAATGGCATTGGTGTACCAGCCTTCTGGAAGGCCACGAGCCTTCTGTTGTCGAGCGCATGCACCTGCCCTCCTTTGACAGTCAGTCGCACCGTTGGCAGATCATTTGCCTTGAGATAACCAGACCTCAACGCGGCAGGTGTCTGTTCAATGGTCTCTCCAGAGCTGAATCGAGGGCTGACAGAATCTTGGGAGAACCTCACCAAACTTGGCTCAATAGTACCGCCGCAGTTGTGGACGAGGACCGGTGTCTCGACCGCCACCACATGGTAGGTGTGGAGGTCGTCGATGGTGAGGTTGTGGACTCGCTGCGCTTCGGTGCGGGTGTTGGTGCTTTGGATTTGAACCCAGCTGCCGGAGCCGGTGCGTAGCCAGTCACCGGGCTGTAACTCTCCGGCCGGAACCCACTCCTCCAGGTCCGCAACCCAGAACGGGTGGCCGTCGGTGGCGGTGATGGTTTCTGTCTGCTCGCCGGCTTCGCCGTCGATGTCGATGGTGACTTCGACCAGTCGCTTTTGTCCCTCACCGGTGATCGTGGCCGTCACCTTCCGCGGCACCGTCTGCCCGGTCTCGGGATCGGTGGCCAACACCCGGTCGCCGAGCTCGACCTCCTCGATCGGCTTGGCCGACCCGTCCGCCATCACCACCTTCGTGCCCGGCACGAAACTGTTCGACGTCGGACATGACGCACTCCACTCCACATCAGCCCGCCCCACCCCCGGCGAAGGGCCACCCCTCGGCGCGCTGATCGGAACATGGGTGGTGATCGCTTCAGCGAAATCGTCCGCACTCGACTCGGGCAACACCACACCCACATCAATCGGCGCACTGTTTTGAACGGCATCGAGGCGTTTGCGGATCTCCGGCGACAACGTGCGAGTCGGCTCCGGACGCTTGTGCGGGGTCAGAACATCCCGACGCACCCGCGCCGCAGCCAACTGTCTTACGGAAATCTCGAGGCCTCACTTCTCAATCTTCAGTGGAACCTCCAGCACCTATCCGAAAATCTTACTGCCAGTCACGACCGAGAAGTTCGCTAGCCGCCGCCTTAATGGCGTCTAGAGTTCCGTCATCTACGACTAGTGGAGCAGCGAGCGTCTCGATCCATTCACGCAGTTCAAGGGAGTCAAGCTCTCGCCAACGCGGATGTGAGATAGCCCTACGAGCAATGATTCCCCAGCGATGCCTATGATAGGATAGCCGATACCAGTCATCTACCATGAGCGTTATTCAGGTGGCATGGTTGCCTAAAAATAGGACAACGGCCCCGCCGTGTAAGATCGTTTTCCTACCACAGAAGACGATTAACAGGCGGAGCCGTTGCGATACCATTCTACTACAGGACTTTCTGCCGACCAGGTTGAGGAGCTTGTTGCCCGTATTTGGCAGATCGTTCAGTGCGGTCGCGAGCGATCGTGGCCTCCGGCTATGGGACTCTATCGGGCTGTCCTACTGACGTTGATTTATGTTCGGCAGAACCTGAACCAGGCGGCCGTGGGCGATCTGTTCGATGTCAGCCAGTCGACAGTGTCGAGAGTCTATCGACGCATTCTCCCGCTGATCGGAGAGGCGTTATGCCTGCACGTTCCCCACCTCAAAGAAGCGATACGCGGCCGACTTGTCCTCGTCGACGGCACCGACATCCCCACTGGCAACCGTGCAGGTCACGAGGACAACTACTCCGGTAAGCGCCGTCGGGCCGGGCTCAACATCCAGGTGGCAGCCGATACCGACGGCGTCCTGTTGGGAATATCGATACCCCTGCCTGGCGCAATGCATGACCGCAAAGCGTTCACCGAATGCGACTGGGAGGTTCTTCTGGCCGATGCCCCGATCATCGCCGACCCCGCCTACCAAGGAACTCACGCGATCACACCACGCAAAAAACCAAAGGGCGGCGAACTTTCCATCGGAGACAAGGCCAACAACAAAGCTATCTCCTCACTGCGTGCCGCAGTCGAACGGTGCATCGCCCATATCAAGAACTGGAAAATACTCGCCACCGGTTACCGAGGACGACTCGCCGAACTTCCCAACGTCATCCGAGTCATCACCGCATTGGAATTCTACCGACTTGGCTGGTAAGCCTGAATAACGCTCCATCTGCGCTTTCCCATTTAGGCAATCTGAACGCAACCCTGAAACCAGCCCCTCGCGGAGTCGATTTAACGCCGATGCATAGATCGGGCTCTCATTAAGAATGTGTTCATCATCGGAAATTTCAAATTTGATCTCCATTCCAGCGCGGAGAAGCGTTTCGACCTGAATAAGATTATCAAATTCGATCAGCTCTGACATCAGAAAGGGTTCCTTCCGTGAAATAAGACGCTCTCTGCTGGAAGGCCCCCTCGAGATCGGCTCATTGGGTTGAGGTCCGGACAAAAGCTCAACACCTTCAGGCATTCGAAAGATGGACACATAATCCGCTTTTCCGTCATACCTGCTACTGCCAATGAAGATGTTTCGCTCGATCTCTCTAGGGCTCCCCATATCCACGCGTCACGTGGATTTTCCCAGCGGAATTGGCGCCGATCCTAAGACTGCCATCATCAGCCATGATCCCACTGTGACCTCTTTCGCTTGTGTAGTGGAAGTACACAT comes from Saccharomonospora xinjiangensis XJ-54 and encodes:
- a CDS encoding proline dehydrogenase family protein is translated as MLRRALLAAARSPRLRRTITGVPVTRRVVDRFVAGETEPQAIAVTRSVLDSGRSVTIDYLGEDTTDVADANATVSHYLALLSALAPFTEDGTGAGTIEVSLKLSALGQRLARDGEAIALDNAHKICAAADEAGVLVTVDAEDHTTTDSTLSIVRALREDFPSLGTVLQAYLRRTEADCKELSGPGSRIRLCKGAYQEPASVAYQRKPEIDTAYVRCLRILMSGQGYPMVASHDPAMIAAALHLADATGRRADEFELQMLYGIRDAEQLRLAGERRRVRVYLPYGDEWYGYFMRRLAERPANLAFFLRSLVSRT
- the pruA gene encoding L-glutamate gamma-semialdehyde dehydrogenase codes for the protein MDAVTHTPPPVNEPVGSFAPGSAERARLRAKLAELASAPTEIHHVIGGAHRRGTGAQVDVVQPHRHAAVLGTFTEATTQDARDAVEAATAAAPGWREASFDDRASVFLRAADLLSGPWRETLAAATMLGQSKTAYQAEIDAPCELVDFWRFNVHFARQIIAEQPISSPGTWNKLDHRPLEGFVYAVTPFNFTAIAGNLPTAPALMGNTVVWKPAPTQAVAAYWTMKLLEAAGLPPGVINLVNGPGPAISDVVLTDPRLAGIHFTGSTATFQHLWREVGTNIARYRTYPRLVGETGGKDFVLAHSSADPEVLTTALLRGAFDYQGQKCSAASRAFIPASVWARMGDDLVEKASSLSYGDVTDFSHFGGAVIDRRSFDRNAEAIARAKATPSLTVAAGGRADDSVGYFVEPTILLGDDPTDEVFRTEYFGPILAVHVYDDSAAGSFEQVLDLVDQGSAYGLTGSVIADDRAAIAEATRALRFTAGNFYINDKPTGAVVGQQPFGGGRASGTNDKAGSAQNLLRWTSTRTIKETFVPPTDHRYPHQDPDTAPGVK
- a CDS encoding PucR family transcriptional regulator — protein: MTADDRAHLRALADPDQPGASTLRELLTALDTAVVELVHAPSGDDVVITSVALAESADLAAAGEPATSVPHLYLHVGVTNAEAVRWLDDVARRAPEHRPRAVMSKAALRSPALRTAARRAGVALVAVHPKARWDHVLPLVQRMLDRSRQQASSPDSSLLAMDTDLFGLAQIVASNARGMVSIEDAHSRVLAYSPSDESADELRTLSILGREGPRDYLRALHTWGVYDRLRDSDEVVDVPAHAELGTKRRLVVSIRRPSEDGSAAPAMLGTIWLQQGDRPFAPDAADVLRGASAIAARVISRGLNAPSTEGLLIQRLFGVRGEGVDVPSLAGALNLPLTGPAAVIGFATSATEGRHGTVADLGSTLRLHASSFRRDSVATLVGDRAYVLLPGYTSESAVAAWTRQLVEQFERRRSQLLRAAIAMPVAGLAQVAGARAEVDRVLDGTAATFPEGRVTTLAESRTAVLLGEILDLVRRHPDLHDPRLHTLLDHDALHDTTLRETVETYLTRHGDVRGVAEELRVHPNTVRYRVRRAEEILGMDLSDAADRLLLQLQLSLLRRGEDTPRT
- a CDS encoding DUF6226 family protein; this encodes MTGLRELRAGVAAAYDRLGMPSWPDPHPDLASPRDEEYSRVTEPERYRIVHARARVWTECLGAVPGIEVTSLAPAALDEDGHPDRFDRGVRITSRSPGTVPLFLLETDAPLSEREGTLAVLRIAVGRPELGLDMLPDCGCDACDSGSADLLDTIDDTVGAVIGGPFVMLRGRDWRMWWHPDGSASEGTARGLSHTGMERLCRRLADGEDVSLPRGTEAWVGRSWFD